AATGAGCCATTATGTCAAATTCAGAGGTCCGGCAACATCGAGGAACTGCGTTTCCCTATAAAAGTACGAGCGGCCCCAGTTGAGGGCCGCTCGTACTTTTATAGGGAAACGCAGGAATGGGGGTCAGCGTTTCCGGTTCGGGAGGAACGCGAATGTCAGTAGGCCCAAGGCGAGGAATCCGCCGTTGCAGCCGCCGCCGCCCGATTTTGATTTTTGTCCGGGGTTGGGGTCGGTCAGGGGCGGAGTCCGGTCCGTCATCCCACTCAGAGGGATGCCCGTTGCTCCCAGCGGAAGCCTCTTGTCCGCGGCGTCTCCCTCCAGCCGGCAGTTCAGCGCCTCAATGACGGCCGTAACCAGATTTACCCTGGCGACCATGCCCGTGATCTGCAGCGTGTAGTTCAGAGAAGCTGAAGCTGCGGAAAGCGCCGCCGCCGCGGAGGAGGTCCTCCCGTTCTCCAGGATCGTGACCCTGCGGTAGTCCAGCCCTCTGGCCTCTATGGACGCTGAGATCAATCTCTTTTTCGTCGAAAGGGAGACGCGGATCGCCACAGGGGTGTTTCCCCAAGCGTCGGGGATCCCGCGAACGATCGTCCATTGGCTGGGGGTCGTCGGGACAACAATGTCGCCCGATGTTGAATCCCCCGGACCAGGCTGCGGCTCGGGATTGGGCTGGGGCTGAGGCTGGGGCTGAGGCTGAGGCCCAAGGTCGGGGCTCGTCGTCTCTAGGATGTCCAGCGCTTTCTTCACGTCCAGGTAGCCGTACTGGGAGAGCTTGGCGCCACTCCCGTTCGTCGGCGCCGTCGCCACTGGGTTTCGATTGCCGTCCGCTCCCTTCAGCAGGGCCTCCTTTATCTGGGACGCCGTGGCGTTCGGGTAGCGGCTCGCCAGCAGCGCCGCGGCCCCGGCAACGTGCGGGGTCGCCATGGACGTGCCATCTAAATGAGCATAGATAGCTCCCTTGGGCTGCGGCGTTATCGTGCTGAGGATGCGCACGCCCGGGGCCGCCAAGTGCACCGCCGTCGGGCTCCAGTTCGAGAAGTCCGCCGCAGTAGCGTCCGCCGACACGGCCCCGACGACGATCATGTTTTTCAGCCCGGTGAAGGACGCGGGATAGCAATAGTCTCCTTTCTTAAATTCGGGATTGGCGGGATCTCCGGGGTCATCGTAGGGCGCGGGCTTCCCCACCTCCAGGCCCTCGTTTCCCGCCGCGACGACGATCACCGTCCGGTCCATGTCGTCCAGGATCTTGTAAGCGCGCCATATTGGAAGAATTGCTTGTGCTCTCGCCGGGGGGATGGATGCGTATCCTCCCAAGGAGAGGTTGACCGCGGCGACCTTCATCTGCGAATTGCTGCGAAGGAGGGAGATCAGGTAGTTGAGGGCATCCACGGTCCAGGAGGTCGGGCCGGACCCGTCCGCGCCCAGGATCCGCAGCGCGATCAGCCGCGTCGTCCAGTTCACCCCCGTGACGCCCAGGCCGTTGTTCCCCACGGCCCCGATCGTCCCCGCAACGTGTGTTCCGTGCCCGTGGGCGTCAGCATAGTCCGAGGGGACCGCGGGCGTTTTTTCATTGATTCGCGTGAAGTTGCGGCTGAGCCTCGTATCCAGGTTTGCTTGAAGGTCCTCGTGGGCGGCGTAGATACCCGTATCCGCCACCGCGACGTACACGTCCGTGCTGCCCGTCGCGACGTCCCACGCCTCGGGGGCGCGGATGGCCGAGAGTCCCCAGAGCTCTCCCGAGGCGTATCGGGGATCGTCGGGATCCTGCATGGCCCGGGTGATGTAGTTCTGAGATGCCGCGAGCACGTCGGTCCTCGCCCTCAGAGCCTCCACCAGCTGCTCCGCTGTCCCGGTCTCGGAACGGACCAGCGCGAAGACGCCGTCGCCGGCCTCGGACAGGGCCCCATAGGCCTGGGCCACCCGTGCTCCGGAGGCCGCCGCCAGCGCAGCCAGCCGAAACGATTCCGCCCCGCGTTCCACGGACGCCGCCGTAACGACGGCACCGGGCGCCTTTTTGAAGACCACCAGCGCCTCGCCCTCGACGCAGGGGGCGGCAAGGGCTCCCCCTGGAGCTGTCAGCAGCCCCAAAAGGACCGCGGCGAGCAAAAACGACTTTCTCATCTCTTCCCCTCCATTTTTCTGCGGGCCCGCCCGACGTTTCAAAAACGAAGGCAGCCGGGCGACAAAAAGGCCTGCCCGCATCGCCGTGCCGTACTTATCCGCACGCTTCTGATTTCAAGATTAACTTTAGGGCAAAACCCTCTTTCAGTCAACAATTTTCCGCATATCGCCGCCGCCCGGCGATAGGGCTCTTTCGCAGAATACGAGCGATAGGCCCAAGGCCGTTTTGCCGTCCGTGGGAAAACCGGGGGCCTTTAAACCCGGATGGCCGAGTTGCGCTTGCCCCCGTCCCCCCGAGGGCCTACAATAATCCTGGAGAGCCCCCTCGTACAAAGCACGAATGTACGGGGGGAGGAAATGAGAGGGGACGTGCGGAGTCCATGCTTCCGAGTCCGTTCCCCCTTGCTTGGAAAAACATAGCAGGAAAGGGAGGTTTTGCAGCATGATCGTGACGACGACTCCCAGCGTCGAGGGGCGCACCATCAGGGAGTATCGGGGCATCGTGTTTGGCGAGGTGGTCGCCGGGGTCAATTTTCTGAAGGATATCGGGGCGGCGCTGCGTAACGTCTTTGGGGGGCGTTCCAAGGGCTACGAGGAGGAGCTGACCCGTGCCCGGACGGAGAGCCTGGTCGAGATGGGGCAGCGGGCGTCCGCACTGGGGGCCGACGCGGTGGTGGGGGTCAAGATGGACTATGAGGTGCTGGGCGCGAACAACGACATGTTGATGGTGACGTGCAGCGGAACGGCCGTGAAGTTGGACTGAGGTCCGAAGAGCCCCCTCGGTCCCGCCCCGTTCCGGAACGGCTGTTGCCGGATCGGGGAGAAGGTCGGCACCGCCTGGAACGCCGGTAAGGGCCTGATGAAGGGATAGGACGGGGGACGAGGCGCCGAGTCGACGATGATGCAGTGAAGATACGAGATGCAGAAAGGAGGCGTCCTTCGATGCGCGAATCCTTCGAAGGGCAAAAACCTGTGGTTCCGAGAGCACATCTGAGGGCCATGCTCTTGGCCGCGCTCCTCGCGGCGGCGGCCTTCCTGCTCGCGCCCTTCTCGTTTCCCGTCGGCCCCTCGCGATGTTTTCCATTTCAGCACACGCTCAACGCCGTGGCCGGGGTCCTGCTGGGGCCCTGGTGGGCTGTGGGCAGCGCGTTCGTCGCCAGCCTCGTCCGCTATGCGACGGGCATGGGGACGATCCTTGCCTTTCCCGGAAGCCTTTT
This portion of the uncultured Fretibacterium sp. genome encodes:
- a CDS encoding S8 family serine peptidase, producing MRKSFLLAAVLLGLLTAPGGALAAPCVEGEALVVFKKAPGAVVTAASVERGAESFRLAALAAASGARVAQAYGALSEAGDGVFALVRSETGTAEQLVEALRARTDVLAASQNYITRAMQDPDDPRYASGELWGLSAIRAPEAWDVATGSTDVYVAVADTGIYAAHEDLQANLDTRLSRNFTRINEKTPAVPSDYADAHGHGTHVAGTIGAVGNNGLGVTGVNWTTRLIALRILGADGSGPTSWTVDALNYLISLLRSNSQMKVAAVNLSLGGYASIPPARAQAILPIWRAYKILDDMDRTVIVVAAGNEGLEVGKPAPYDDPGDPANPEFKKGDYCYPASFTGLKNMIVVGAVSADATAADFSNWSPTAVHLAAPGVRILSTITPQPKGAIYAHLDGTSMATPHVAGAAALLASRYPNATASQIKEALLKGADGNRNPVATAPTNGSGAKLSQYGYLDVKKALDILETTSPDLGPQPQPQPQPQPNPEPQPGPGDSTSGDIVVPTTPSQWTIVRGIPDAWGNTPVAIRVSLSTKKRLISASIEARGLDYRRVTILENGRTSSAAAALSAASASLNYTLQITGMVARVNLVTAVIEALNCRLEGDAADKRLPLGATGIPLSGMTDRTPPLTDPNPGQKSKSGGGGCNGGFLALGLLTFAFLPNRKR
- a CDS encoding putative heavy metal-binding protein, giving the protein MIVTTTPSVEGRTIREYRGIVFGEVVAGVNFLKDIGAALRNVFGGRSKGYEEELTRARTESLVEMGQRASALGADAVVGVKMDYEVLGANNDMLMVTCSGTAVKLD
- the thiW gene encoding energy coupling factor transporter S component ThiW; this translates as MRESFEGQKPVVPRAHLRAMLLAALLAAAAFLLAPFSFPVGPSRCFPFQHTLNAVAGVLLGPWWAVGSAFVASLVRYATGMGTILAFPGSLFGALAVGVTARTVLRGQRVRAWAALAEPCATGTLGAFTAALIVSPGAVGGMFVTLSAAFLTSSVPGALLGLIVLKGLEKRLKGTAKAAE